A single region of the Myxococcales bacterium genome encodes:
- a CDS encoding sigma 54-dependent Fis family transcriptional regulator codes for MPEPEVRKTLQTGTFRGTQVRDDGKGPVLVSHRQRVVVVDGPDKGREAEAVAPRLTIGSGANNTLVLTDAAVSRHHCEIAVRDERYLLRDLGSTNGTRLGDTPVLEAYLSPGSRIRIGYTEILFEPRKKWERVSEPDEDNFGSLYGTSHKMRSIFGLLAKVAPTDLSVVISGETGTGKELAARAVHDKSTRAKGPFVVVDCGAMSANLVESELFGHEKGAFTGAERARVGAFEFANNGTIFLDEIGELPLDLQPKLLRVLERREIKRLGASKPVEVNVRVITATHRDLGAMIRAGRFREDIYYRLAEVMVEMPALRDRREDIPLLVKQLLRENTEKWGDIRDIDEEALRYLVERPWPGNVRELRNVIRRAATLASGSMLRRTDLSAPPGARSSTVRPLGPGSLRPSSRGSAYPVMSGDPYARKGAMSPPPVPRELAEGLSIKEARERWLAPMEREYLIRLVRHCEGDLDRAAKEAGLHRKSLERLLRQRGIKAADLKTK; via the coding sequence ATGCCAGAGCCAGAAGTGCGAAAGACCCTGCAGACCGGGACGTTCCGCGGGACGCAGGTGCGGGATGATGGCAAGGGGCCTGTGTTGGTGTCGCACCGGCAGCGGGTGGTTGTTGTCGATGGACCGGATAAAGGCCGCGAAGCTGAGGCAGTCGCGCCGCGCCTAACCATCGGTTCTGGCGCCAACAACACACTGGTGCTGACCGATGCCGCGGTCAGCCGACATCATTGTGAAATTGCCGTGCGGGATGAACGCTATTTACTGCGAGATCTCGGCTCGACGAATGGAACGCGACTGGGGGATACGCCGGTCCTTGAGGCCTACCTTTCACCGGGCTCCCGCATTCGCATCGGTTACACGGAGATTTTGTTTGAGCCACGAAAAAAGTGGGAGCGCGTCAGTGAGCCGGACGAAGACAATTTCGGGAGTCTCTATGGGACATCCCATAAGATGCGGTCCATATTTGGACTGCTTGCGAAAGTGGCACCGACCGACTTGTCAGTGGTTATCAGCGGCGAGACGGGGACAGGTAAGGAGTTGGCCGCCCGGGCTGTGCACGACAAGAGCACGCGGGCAAAAGGACCGTTCGTGGTGGTCGATTGCGGGGCGATGAGTGCCAATCTGGTTGAGTCCGAGCTTTTCGGCCACGAAAAAGGTGCCTTTACAGGTGCGGAACGCGCGCGCGTGGGCGCATTTGAGTTTGCCAACAACGGCACCATTTTTCTTGATGAAATCGGAGAGCTTCCGCTGGATTTGCAGCCGAAGTTGCTGCGCGTGTTAGAGCGTCGCGAGATTAAACGCTTAGGGGCGAGCAAACCTGTCGAGGTTAATGTGAGGGTGATCACGGCGACGCACCGCGATCTCGGAGCCATGATTCGCGCCGGTCGTTTTCGCGAAGATATCTATTATCGACTCGCGGAGGTGATGGTGGAAATGCCTGCGCTTCGCGACCGTCGTGAGGACATTCCCCTGCTTGTGAAACAGCTTCTTCGGGAGAACACTGAGAAGTGGGGCGACATTCGAGATATTGACGAAGAGGCGTTACGGTACTTGGTCGAACGACCGTGGCCGGGGAATGTTCGAGAGCTTAGGAACGTGATCCGGCGCGCTGCGACCCTAGCATCAGGAAGTATGCTTCGGAGGACGGATCTTTCCGCTCCCCCCGGGGCTCGCAGTAGTACGGTGCGACCCTTGGGACCGGGGAGCTTGCGCCCCTCGTCGCGCGGCTCGGCATATCCCGTCATGAGTGGGGACCCCTATGCACGAAAAGGGGCCATGAGTCCGCCGCCGGTGCCACGAGAACTCGCGGAGGGATTGTCGATCAAGGAAGCTCGGGAGCGATGGCTGGCGCCGATGGAACGCGAATATTTGATCCGTTTGGTTCGCCATTGCGAAGGCGATCTGGACCGGGCAGCCAAAGAGGCGGGGCTACACCGTAAGTCCTTGGAGCGTCTGCTCCGGCAGCGCGGTATCAAGGCTGCGGATCTCAAGACCAAATAG